ACAGCAGGTATCCTGCCAATAAGGACGCCCCCGGAGCTTTGGCTCCGGGGGCGTCTCGTTGGTGCGCTCACGCGGTTACTTGCGCGGACGTCCCGGCGGCGTGTCCGAGTCGAAGATGTCCTTGTTCTTCGCGATGAAGACCTGGAGGTTCGCCGGCACATCTTCCTCCGGATAGATCGCGCTGACCGGGCACTCCGGCTCGCAGGCGCCGCAGTCAATGCACTCGTCGGGGTGGATGAACAGCTGCTCCTCCCCTTCGTAAATGCAGTCGACGGGGCAGA
Above is a genomic segment from Gemmatimonadota bacterium containing:
- a CDS encoding ferredoxin family protein — translated: MPYIITEACIGVKDRACVDVCPVDCIYEGEEQLFIHPDECIDCGACEPECPVSAIYPEEDVPANLQVFIAKNKDIFDSDTPPGRPRK